Proteins from a single region of Rana temporaria chromosome 5, aRanTem1.1, whole genome shotgun sequence:
- the KIAA0895 gene encoding uncharacterized protein KIAA0895 homolog, which produces MESICVTETLHWPKKELSRKSVLNVEKVVTREKIKDAQVLSMTILRDTFTTGTSSYNVLLQSQEEKKQVQKDLLLSHNKKRRKGSRVLSTSQSKEYHKVCPSSQNNAWLYTRRNMSTFISRTKAVTHKCPSSITVSGNSLGFTPRPKPKVKRKQVLTTGKDTRVSKSLAKEDLPGKKFCILNAIKPTNVDKEKIQFFKAAFTYNPQFEYANPALPNVLARHSHASDRFLKQAVNIMKKALEKYGSYEKFEQATGGSLLPKSRIWLQVRKYMEKEGCLGEIVVHLTEDLLSRASMTVVNGRPTLTINISTAREQWLEGMLRHEIGTHYFRGMNNSQQPWNNLNGRKKYGLKPVNPTEEGLASIHSVLFRKDPFLWRAAFLYYTVYQASHMSFSELFQDVGQFVKDPNTRWDYCVRAKRGCTDTSQPGCFSKDQVYLDGILRILRHRETIDFHMLTAMGKVSYEDVARLKDLAVLHSARIPQFLQDRSRYMEYLEKIMEVNELTDEELKMLIS; this is translated from the exons AGACACTTCATTGGCCTAAAAAGGAACTTTCAAGAAAATCAGTTCTAAATGTTGAAAAGGTTGTAACCCGAGAGAAGATAAAGGATGCACAGGTTCTGTCTATGACTATTTTGCGAGATACATTCACAACTGGAACCAGCAGCTATAACGTCCTTCTTCAAAGTCAAGAAGAAAAGAAACAGGTTCAAAAAGATCTACTCCTAAGTCACAACAAAAAAAGGAGGAAGGGGAGCAGAGTGTTGAGTACATCACAAAGCAAGGAGTACCACAAAGTCTGTCCTTCTTCACAAAACAATGCCTGGTTATATACCAGGAGGAACATGTCAACCTTTATCTCCAGAACAAAAGCAGTCACCCATAAATGTCCATCAAGTATTACTGTGTCAGGAAACAGCCTTGGGTTTACTCCTCGGCCTAAACCCAAAGTCAAGAGAAAGCAAGTGTTAACCACAGGAAAAGACACCCGGGTGTCAAAATCCCTTGCGAAAGAAGACCTTCCAGGGAAGAAGTTTTGCATTTTAAATGCTATAAAGCCTACAAATGTGGATAAGGAAAAGATCCAGTTTTTCAAGGCAGCGTTTACTTACAACCCTCAGTTTGAGTATGCCAATCCTGCACTGCCAAATGTGTTAGCTAGACACAGCCATGCCTCAGACAGATTCCTTAAACAG GCAGTTAATATCATGAAGAAAGCACTGGAAAAATACGGCAGCTATGAGAAATTTGAGCAAGCCACAGGAGGTAGTCTGCTTCCAAAGAGCCGAATATGGCTCCAGGTTCGAAAATACATGGAAAAAGAAGGTTGCTTGGGTGAA ATTGTAGTTCACCTTACAGAGGATTTACTTTCAAGAGCTTCCATGACAGTTGTCAATGGACGTCCAACATTGACCATTAACATTTCTACTGCACGGGAACAGTGGCTTGAAGGGATGCTCAGACATGAAATTG gcACCCATTATTTTCGAGGGATGAACAATAGTCAGCAGCCTTGGAATAACCTCAATGGTCGTAAGAAGTATGGTTTAAAGCCAGTCAACCCAACAGAAGAAGGTCTTGCAAGCATACACAGTGTCTTATTTCGAAAGGATCCCTTCCTATGGAGGGCTGCTTTTCTATATTACACCGTGTACCAGGCCAGCCACATGTCCTTCAGTGAGTTGTTCCAGGATGTGGGTCAGTTTGTCAAAGATCCAAACACACGCTGGGACTACTGTGTACGAGCAAAGAGGGGCTGTACTGACACATCACAACCAG GCTGTTTTAGTAAAGATCAAGTTTATCTTGATGGGATTCTTCGAATACTAAGGCACAGAGAAACCATAGATTTCCACATGTTGACAGCCATGGGAAAG GTTTCATATGAAGACGTAGCCCGCTTAAAAGACCTTGCTGTTCTGCACAGCGCCAGGATTCCTCAGTTTCTTCAGGACAGAAGTCGATATATGGAGTATTTGGAGAAGATCATGGAGGTGAATGAATTAACAGATGAAGAGCTGAAAATGCTTATTTCTTGA